Genomic window (Drosophila albomicans strain 15112-1751.03 chromosome X, ASM965048v2, whole genome shotgun sequence):
aaccACGGActattttcggtatatcaatatattacaaaatataccaaagaatgttattcttaaatataccaaatcaatatactaacaatatactaaaatatactaaggaCTGTATTCAGTATATTGGCATACCCATGACATAATAAAAcggtatataaaataaatacaccaaATCAATGTGCTAACAAAATACTGAACATACTAAAAAGCCTATATTTAgtacactaaaatataccgaagacttattgtggtatatcgatataatataatacaaaatatatcagtgAGTactgtgcggtattattttcttaacatataccaacttaatatactaacaaaatactaaaatggaCCAACGACTATATTTGACATATCGAAGtgcttcaaaatataccacaccgtggaaaatatgaatactaaaatataccaaagactataattggtatatcgatatagcacaaaatataccagattgtcagccaaagcaattaagactCGAATACAACAGCCGTTATTTGGGATTCTTTTGCCTGTTTCATACATTTGCTGTATacacaaagttgtaataaatgattgaataataataagttttaaataaaatgaaaaggtgtacaaaaataacaattaattttaaataaaaagagttGTTTTGGCAAGTTTGATATACTCAAAATTCGAACCCTCGTTGGAAGGCAAAGCGGTTGCTTTAGCTTGTTTTGCTAGTGAATTAAATGCATgttaaattgagttttaaatgatttacatCGTCGCTACACAAAACTGATGGCAATATGTTCGTGCTGGCAACTTGGCAAAGCGGGGTTcaaattaaacgaaattaaatgaaatttattgcagGAGAGCAGCAAATGAAAAGCTGCCTAAAAAACAAAGCGAGAGCTTAAAACAAGCGTCGCATGAGAAAAGGAGGCACACTCCTTTTTTCTGGTCAGCCGCCATACTCCAAGTGTCGCTCAGTGGGGAACATTCACATACCCACTCGCACACTCATTCACTTATATTCACTCGCAcactcgcagtcgcagtcggagTCGCTCGAGTGAGCTCAGTGGGCAGCCCAGCCAGCAATTAAGTTTGTTGAAAGTTGAAAGTTTTCGCAGCGACAACATTGTCTGCTGCGACCCTTTTGTTTGCACGTGGCCCAAAACACACTACATACTCATTGTGATACCCTGTAagttgagcagcagcagagcggGAATACTTAAACAAGAGAAGAGACTATGAATACGAattacgtatacttgatatttatataatgagtgtaattaaattagaattcaattcaaaactAAAAAGGAAACTTCAGctatattcaattaaaatttgcaactaCATATTGAAGAAGGAAATTTGAAACACagtgtatataaaatttatttaaattaaattaaaaactgaacagaagattaaattaattaaatgtgcaatttaccaaaaattcaattcaaaacttAGAAGGAAacgaaaactaaattaaattcaaatctgaaattatatatttaagaaggaaatttaaattacattattaaatcaatatacaacttataagaaataaattaaaaactaaaaagaaacaCAGAAAGTCAAGAGGAAAACCCACACAATAGAATTGCAATTCAAGtcaactaaatataatataaaattatcattaaaaGGAAAGCTCAAcccaaaattaatttctaagGGTAATGTTTCTACAAATTTATACGATACTGTGAAATGCTtgctcataaaatatactatattaatatactaacaaaatactaaaatatacaaaagactAAACACAGTATATAGTCATATAAAAACAcaaccacaataacaacacaaaaaaaaatataatttaattcatttattcctttattttattttttttattcaaattacatttttgctcTAGTCACAAATTGTTTACAGCATAACTGACAGTCGAGCAGGCAATCAGTCGATGTAGCTTGTTATACGCAATAGAGAAGTCATTCGACTGCTAAGCTATTGTTGTGCTATCTTATCCGAATGGCATCCtaggcgtatacgtaatgcgaTGCGTTGCTGTTGAGTTTCCTTGTGTTTAATTGTGGCCGCGTCTGCACGTGTTGTTTCCAAAGGCGTAAACTGTATTTTTATGACactaaacaaacaattaactCGACGACTAAGCAACGTGGCCAAAACAATGGACAAATCGacagagaaagacagagagagagagagagagagcgagagcgacaGTGCTTAGCTCTCACTCTTGAGGTGGTTACTTCATTTTTGGGACTCATGTCAATTAGAATGctaatttttatgcaaatttttgcgGATAGGTTTCCGAGTTTCGTTTAGGGTTGAGTTGAGGTTTCCATTGTGCCCTCagcgtttttgttgttgttgttgtttgtttttgctgctgctggtgtctGTTGTGTCTGgcgctttgtttatttgcttgttttggCGCCAGCCTGTTCTTTATTATGGACACAAGCAGTTGGCGGAAATAAACTAAAGGCACACCGAAGGAAATTGCCAGCCAGGTTGGCACAAATTAATGGACACTCCTGAGTAGGCAGTAAGCTTCAGTgctccctcccctcccctccccttcccttTCCTTTCTTTTCCCTTCCCTTTCCTTTCCCTTTCGATTCACATCGAGCGACAGAGCGTAAGCGAGTTGATTTCCATAATAGCTTAAATCAACAATTATCGattagttgttgtttatttatttatgcataaaatttacaattagacacaagaacaaaaaaaaataagagaggAGAAACtccattaaatatttatgaaactcGCATCAGAAATTGTGCTCGGTGCCAAAGAATGTGAAGGTCTCGTTGCAGCGTATCTCATAGCAGTCCGGAAACGAAGTAAAGTGTCGCGATAATCGCAAATCGAATATGAACTCGCACTGTGGATAgctgaaagagagagagacagagagagagagggaagagaacAGAAGGCAGACAGTAATTAGTTATTCAATGGAGTGCTACTTGgcgtattatttatttttggatcCATCCCCAAGGTGTCGTTGCCACTATGCCACTTACATAAGCACTTGACTCGCAACTCCCATAATGTGTAGTTTATGTGCAGTCAtcgctctcactcactcactatCTCCATCTCGCTCCTCGCATTGCCATTGCGAACAGGCTGCTGAAATATTTATCTCAAGGGGTGGCAATGTTTCGCATCAGCAATGAAATGGCGCTGCCAgctattttaattgttatgcAATTCAAATGTTAACACTCGCCCCCTCTCTCTTAACCCCCTCCCCTCGCAACCCTATAAAGTTACCCCTTTGGCACATAAAAAGCGAAGCAGCAACTTGgcaacttttgttttaaaatgcaattcacaCGATGtagaaaataacataaattctCAATTCTATGTGCTTGCGgttctctatgtgtgtgtgctgctaatgtgtgcgtgtgtgtgtgtgtgtgtgtgtgtgtggattgtTGATTGCTTAACTTACATTGGCGGAAACCAGAGGAAGCAGCGATATGTGCAGAGTATGCCAAACGGGCGCTTGAACTCACCGTCCGGCGTTTGTATCGAGCCCGAATTGTGTTTTCTCCAGCACTGCGACGCCCAGcctgcagagagagagagagagagagagacgggaATATAGAgggacagagagaaagagatatagcaacaaaaaaaccaaagagaggaagagaatgttttgttcatttcccataatgcaatttaagaccacaaaatatgcatttcataTGCTCGCTTTTTCTCCAATTTTCTGTTCTCGTTGGCtaatgcggcgtatgcgtaatatggGGCTATCCATCAAATGCACATCAATTAATTTTGCGCCGCTCATTAACTCACACTCACGCACGCttagcacacacacgcacagtcaTAACAAGTGTCGGGTGTAcacgactatgagatacccgctatctttattattcttgaaatataccaaattactaaacaaaaaaatactatattgtaCCGAAGAAATTATTTCGAATATATTGCTTATCGTCTTAGAGATGCagtcaatataccgaaaaatactgaaatatactgaatgatatatttggtattctattttattatatactagaaaggttatatttggtatatcgatatactattactcTCAAAATCTagtcaatataccgaaaaaatactaaaatattccaaaggctttggtatatcgatacaaaCTTACTTTCCAAATCGAGTCTctttcttatagtctctaagatctagTCAATATGCCAAAAGGTGATTAGATATAGcgaagtctatatttggtatatcgatatactacaacattcaaaataacatatataccATTGAATGGGAGAGTCGGACAGACAGAAGAACATAGGTATATtccataaatatgtatatattgtatcacattaaaaatataccataaagtaggACAGactgatcatgaatatatatgaatatatactttaaggGATCAGGGATGACTTCTTCTTTGGTTACACACATTTGATGAAGGCACAAAGTTACTAATCTAAAACTAATattctatgggtagcgggtatagaaatattacgcatacgcagcgagCAACCAAAATGTTGCTGTATTTCTCATTTGGTCATTAATTAAAGCACATAAACgagcaacagaaaaaaaaaatacaaaataaaacggAAAAAACAGTGTcacgttacgttacgttgcATTACATTACGTAGTGCGTTACGTACTTCCATAATTGTAATCACATAAACAGCATAAAATTAAGAGCACAACAAATGCGATTGTTGTGCTGCTTCTGCGTGTATttatcgtcgtcgttgttgttgttgtggtcgatgatgttgctgttgtttttgcttgtgttgttgttttggccaTTGCACAACAATCATAGACAGCGACGTTAGAGTCGCTCAACATATTCCAAATTCtctttttctgttatttttttttttgttttttggtttgtttgttggcttcTTTCACTTCAACTTTAACGTTTGCCCGGGCATTCGCAGCTGCGTTGTTCGTCTCGACGCGTTTTTAACTGCCATCAGCCTGATGCTCGCAGTCTCTAACGAAGCCtatgtcacacacacacactcacacacacacgccaagacaaatcaaaatcaaaatcaaaatgaaaacgaaaaaaaaaaaacgcagcaAAGAAATGCTCGCCTCTAAATTGATGACAATTGATAAATTATCGCACTCgcttgtgtgagtgtgtgctctgtacgtgtgtgtgagtgaatgtaagt
Coding sequences:
- the LOC117570681 gene encoding uncharacterized protein LOC117570681, producing MLSDSNVAVYDCCAMAKTTTQAKTTATSSTTTTTTTTINTRRSSTTIAFVVLLILCCLCDYNYGSWASQCWRKHNSGSIQTPDGEFKRPFGILCTYRCFLWFPPIYPQCEFIFDLRLSRHFTSFPDCYEIRCNETFTFFGTEHNF